A genomic stretch from Mycobacterium cookii includes:
- the moxR1 gene encoding chaperone MoxR1, with amino-acid sequence MTSAGGPPPGGGSYSGPPTAPAHAAPSGGNGLAAEVHTLERAIFEVKRIIVGQDQLVERMLVGLLSKGHVLLEGVPGVAKTLAVETFAKVVGGTFARIQFTPDLVPTDIIGTRIYRQGKEEFDTELGPVVVNFLLADEINRAPAKVQSALLEVMQERQVSIGGKRFPLPNPFLVMATQNPIEHEGVYPLPEAQRDRFLFKINVGYPSPEEEREIIYRMGVKPPEPKQILDTGDLLRLQEIAANNFVHHALVDYVVRVVTATRHPEQLGMNDVKSWISFGASPRASLGIIAASRSLALVRGRDYVIPQDVVEVIPDVLRHRLVLTYDALADEISSEIVINRILQTVGMPQVNAVPQQGHSVPPAMQAAGAASGR; translated from the coding sequence ATGACATCAGCAGGCGGGCCGCCCCCGGGCGGCGGTAGTTACTCGGGTCCCCCTACGGCTCCCGCGCACGCCGCGCCGTCCGGTGGTAACGGGCTGGCCGCCGAGGTGCACACCCTGGAACGAGCCATCTTCGAGGTCAAGCGCATCATCGTGGGCCAGGACCAGCTCGTCGAGCGGATGCTTGTCGGGCTGTTGTCCAAGGGCCACGTGTTGCTCGAAGGTGTGCCCGGTGTCGCCAAGACGCTGGCCGTCGAGACCTTCGCGAAGGTGGTCGGCGGGACGTTCGCGCGCATTCAGTTCACCCCCGACCTGGTGCCCACCGACATCATCGGTACCCGCATCTACCGGCAGGGCAAGGAGGAGTTCGACACCGAACTCGGTCCGGTGGTGGTCAACTTCCTGCTCGCCGACGAGATCAACCGTGCGCCGGCGAAGGTGCAGTCCGCGCTGCTCGAGGTCATGCAGGAACGCCAGGTGTCGATCGGCGGTAAGAGATTCCCGCTGCCCAATCCGTTCCTGGTGATGGCCACCCAGAACCCGATCGAGCACGAAGGTGTCTACCCGCTGCCAGAAGCGCAGCGGGACCGCTTCCTGTTCAAGATCAACGTCGGCTACCCGTCGCCGGAAGAAGAGCGCGAGATCATCTACCGGATGGGCGTCAAGCCCCCGGAGCCCAAGCAGATCCTGGACACCGGCGACCTGCTGCGGCTGCAGGAGATCGCGGCGAACAACTTCGTGCACCACGCGCTGGTCGACTACGTGGTGCGGGTCGTCACCGCCACCCGTCATCCCGAGCAACTCGGCATGAACGACGTCAAGAGCTGGATCTCGTTCGGCGCCTCGCCGCGCGCTTCGCTGGGCATCATCGCCGCCTCGCGCTCGCTGGCGCTGGTGCGCGGCCGCGACTACGTCATCCCGCAGGACGTCGTCGAGGTCATCCCCGATGTGCTTCGGCACCGGTTGGTGCTCACCTATGACGCGCTGGCCGACGAGATCTCCTCGGAGATCGTGATCAACCGGATCCTGCAGACCGTGGGCATGCCGCAGGTGAATGCCGTTCCGCAACAGGGTCATTCGGTGCCTCCGGCGATGCAGGCCGCGGGTGCGGCTAGCGGTCGGTGA
- a CDS encoding NfeD family protein codes for MSAAVIWLIIALGLAGAEALTGDMFLLMLGGGALAAAGSSWLDLPIWADGVVFLIVSVLLLVVVRPALRRRLTPAKSLPTGVKALEGKNALVLDRVARDEGQVKVDGQVWTARPLNDGDEFEPGELVTVMHIDGATAVVWKNP; via the coding sequence ATGTCTGCGGCCGTGATCTGGCTGATCATCGCGTTAGGGCTGGCCGGTGCGGAGGCGCTGACCGGCGACATGTTCCTGCTGATGCTCGGTGGCGGTGCGCTGGCTGCGGCCGGATCGAGCTGGTTGGACCTGCCGATCTGGGCCGACGGGGTGGTGTTCCTGATCGTTTCCGTGCTGCTGCTGGTCGTGGTCCGGCCGGCGCTGCGGCGACGGCTGACCCCCGCGAAGAGCCTCCCGACGGGCGTCAAGGCGCTGGAGGGGAAAAACGCGCTGGTACTCGATCGCGTGGCTCGCGACGAGGGTCAGGTGAAAGTCGACGGCCAGGTGTGGACCGCGAGGCCGTTGAACGACGGTGACGAGTTCGAACCCGGCGAACTGGTCACGGTCATGCATATCGATGGGGCCACCGCGGTGGTCTGGAAGAACCCCTAA
- a CDS encoding SPFH domain-containing protein gives MQGATAGLLLFAVLVVFAVIVVAKSVALIPQAEAAVIERLGRYSRTVSGQLTLLVPFIDRIRARIDLRERVVSFPPQPVITEDNLTLNIDTVVYFQVTTPQAAVYEISNYIVGVEQLTTTTLRNVVGGMTLEQTLTSRDQINRQLRGVLDEATGRWGLRVARVELRSIDPPPSIQASMEKQMKADREKRATILTAEGMRQAAITQAEGEKQSQILAAEGAKQAAILAAEADRQSRMLRAQGERAAAYLQAQGQAKAIEKTFAAIKAGRPTPEMLAYQYLQTLPKMAQGDANKVWVVPSDFGTALQGFYKSLGAPGDDGVFRFAPSPVDDTPVRPEDDSDVKDWFSTETDPALLQAVAKAEADARKPVDSLPPQHELRQ, from the coding sequence ATGCAAGGTGCAACTGCCGGGCTTTTGCTATTCGCCGTATTGGTGGTCTTCGCCGTCATCGTGGTGGCCAAATCGGTCGCGCTGATCCCGCAGGCCGAAGCTGCGGTGATCGAACGGCTGGGTCGCTACAGCCGTACCGTCAGCGGACAGCTGACCCTGCTGGTGCCGTTCATCGACCGCATCCGCGCCCGGATCGACCTGCGCGAGCGGGTGGTGTCATTCCCGCCGCAGCCGGTGATCACCGAAGACAACCTGACGCTCAACATCGACACCGTTGTCTACTTTCAGGTCACCACCCCGCAGGCCGCCGTCTACGAGATCAGCAACTACATCGTCGGGGTCGAGCAGCTGACCACCACCACACTGCGCAACGTGGTCGGCGGCATGACGCTGGAGCAGACGCTGACCTCGCGTGACCAGATCAACCGTCAGCTTCGCGGTGTCCTGGACGAGGCCACCGGCCGGTGGGGGCTGCGGGTCGCGCGGGTGGAGCTGCGCAGCATCGACCCGCCACCGTCGATCCAGGCGTCGATGGAAAAGCAGATGAAGGCCGACCGGGAGAAGCGGGCGACGATCCTGACCGCCGAGGGAATGCGGCAGGCCGCGATCACGCAGGCCGAAGGCGAGAAGCAGTCGCAGATCCTCGCCGCCGAAGGCGCCAAGCAGGCCGCGATCCTGGCCGCCGAAGCCGACCGGCAGTCCCGGATGCTGCGCGCGCAAGGCGAGCGGGCCGCCGCCTACCTGCAGGCGCAGGGGCAGGCCAAGGCGATCGAGAAGACGTTCGCGGCGATCAAGGCCGGCCGCCCCACCCCGGAGATGCTGGCCTACCAGTACCTGCAAACCCTGCCGAAGATGGCGCAGGGCGACGCCAATAAGGTGTGGGTCGTGCCCAGCGATTTCGGCACGGCACTGCAGGGGTTCTACAAGTCACTCGGGGCACCCGGCGACGACGGTGTGTTCCGCTTCGCGCCGTCGCCGGTCGACGACACCCCGGTCAGGCCCGAGGATGACTCGGACGTCAAGGACTGGTTCTCCACCGAGACCGACCCGGCGCTCCTGCAGGCGGTCGCCAAAGCGGAGGCGGATGCGCGCAAGCCGGTGGACAGCTTGCCGCCCCAGCATGAGCTGCGGCAATGA
- the ripB gene encoding NlpC/P60 family peptidoglycan endopeptidase RipB: MRRTRVVWPVLAVLSLLIALAVPAEAEDGAWDPTLPPVISAGHPGDPLAVANQSLQATANATQTTLDLGRQFLGGLGINLGSSDPGGTSPSKIPRANGRQAIEYVIRRGASQMGVPYSWGGGTLDGPSKGIDSGANTVGFDCSGLVRYSFAGVGVLIPRFSGDQWKSGRHIPPSQARRGDLIFYGPGGGQHVTIYLGNGQMLEASGSAGKVTVSAVRKSGMTPTLTRIIEY, encoded by the coding sequence ATGCGCCGGACCAGGGTGGTCTGGCCGGTGCTTGCCGTCCTCAGCCTGCTGATCGCGCTGGCTGTTCCCGCGGAAGCCGAGGATGGCGCCTGGGACCCGACGTTGCCGCCGGTGATCAGCGCCGGCCATCCGGGGGACCCGCTCGCCGTGGCCAACCAGTCGCTGCAGGCCACCGCGAACGCCACCCAGACGACACTCGACCTCGGCCGGCAGTTCCTCGGCGGACTCGGGATCAACCTGGGCAGCAGTGACCCGGGTGGCACCAGTCCAAGCAAGATCCCCAGGGCGAACGGGCGCCAGGCGATCGAATACGTCATCCGTCGCGGCGCCTCGCAGATGGGAGTGCCGTACTCCTGGGGTGGCGGGACGCTCGACGGCCCCAGCAAAGGGATCGACTCCGGTGCCAACACCGTCGGCTTCGACTGCTCGGGCCTGGTCCGGTACAGCTTCGCCGGGGTCGGCGTGCTGATCCCGAGGTTCTCCGGTGACCAGTGGAAGTCCGGTCGGCACATTCCGCCCTCGCAGGCCAGGCGCGGCGACCTCATCTTCTACGGCCCAGGCGGTGGCCAGCACGTCACCATTTACCTGGGTAACGGCCAGATGCTGGAGGCCTCCGGCAGCGCCGGCAAGGTGACGGTCAGTGCGGTGCGGAAGTCGGGTATGACGCCGACGCTGACCCGCATCATCGAGTACTGA
- a CDS encoding DoxX family protein, protein MSTLRSPKTYAALAAFQAADAVACAIPIPPIAKTLDTLGVPQDIRWILPASKAASVIGLLSASRIPALARLTTAMLTVYFVLAVGAHIRVRDRVVNAIPAASFLATYAALTWKGPDQG, encoded by the coding sequence GTGAGCACGCTGCGCTCACCGAAAACCTATGCGGCGCTGGCCGCATTCCAGGCCGCCGACGCCGTGGCATGCGCAATCCCGATTCCGCCGATCGCCAAAACCCTTGACACTCTTGGTGTTCCGCAAGATATCCGATGGATACTGCCGGCGTCGAAAGCAGCCTCGGTGATCGGATTGCTCTCGGCGAGCAGGATCCCGGCGCTGGCTCGGCTGACCACGGCCATGCTGACGGTGTACTTCGTGCTCGCCGTCGGTGCGCATATCCGCGTGCGTGACCGCGTCGTGAACGCCATTCCGGCGGCCTCGTTCCTGGCCACGTATGCCGCGCTGACCTGGAAGGGGCCGGACCAGGGCTGA
- the inhA gene encoding NADH-dependent enoyl-ACP reductase InhA codes for MAGLLEGKRILVSGIITDASIAFHIAKVAQEQGAQLVLTGFDRLRLIQRIADRLPEKAPLVELDVQNEEHLATLADRVTAEIGEGNKLDGVVHSIGFMPQTGMGINPFFDAPYEDVSKGIHISAYSYASLAKALLPIINPGGSIVGMDFDPTRAMPAYNWMTVAKSALESVNRFVAREAGKHGVRSNLVAAGPIRTLAMSAIVGGALGDEAGAQMQLLEEGWDQRAPIGWNMKDPTPVAKTVCALLSEWLPATTGTIVYADGGASTQLL; via the coding sequence ATGGCAGGACTGCTCGAAGGTAAACGGATCCTGGTCAGCGGGATCATCACCGACGCGTCGATCGCGTTTCACATCGCCAAGGTCGCACAGGAACAGGGCGCACAGCTGGTGCTGACCGGCTTCGACCGGTTGCGGCTGATCCAGCGCATCGCCGACCGGCTGCCGGAGAAGGCGCCGCTGGTGGAACTCGACGTGCAGAACGAAGAGCATCTGGCCACGCTGGCCGACCGGGTGACGGCAGAGATCGGCGAGGGCAACAAGCTCGACGGCGTCGTGCACTCGATCGGGTTCATGCCGCAGACCGGGATGGGTATCAACCCCTTCTTCGACGCGCCGTATGAGGATGTCTCCAAAGGCATTCACATCTCGGCGTATTCGTACGCGTCGCTCGCCAAGGCGCTGTTGCCGATCATCAATCCGGGCGGCTCCATCGTCGGGATGGATTTCGACCCCACCCGGGCAATGCCGGCGTACAACTGGATGACGGTGGCCAAGAGCGCGCTGGAATCGGTCAACCGGTTCGTCGCACGCGAGGCTGGCAAGCACGGTGTGCGCTCGAACCTGGTTGCCGCAGGTCCTATCCGGACACTGGCCATGAGCGCCATCGTCGGTGGTGCGCTCGGCGACGAGGCGGGCGCGCAGATGCAGTTGCTCGAAGAGGGCTGGGACCAGCGGGCACCCATCGGGTGGAACATGAAAGACCCGACGCCGGTTGCCAAGACGGTGTGCGCCCTGCTCTCGGAGTGGTTGCCGGCGACCACCGGAACCATCGTCTACGCCGACGGCGGCGCCAGCACGCAACTTCTTTAG
- the ripA gene encoding NlpC/P60 family peptidoglycan endopeptidase RipA, with the protein MRRNPRGSSFRLATEFTRRMTPAMLSIVVLLSLPGLADADSGAGPDAMAKLIADVAQANQQLQDLNAQIESQQESVNKAVVDVETARDNAATAQHDVDASQRSVKDADVAIAAAQKRFDRFAVASYVSGPSNGYLTASSPDDMIATAAAGQALAASSRQVMDNLLRARTDQLNKDSAARLAKQKADKAVVDAQSSQNAAVAALTDAHRRFGAQQQEVNRLADERNAAQARLDAARNWSAPAGGPGADQRAASSPGDRWDPAAPGSRTAPRGNNRQWDGWDPTLPMVPSANVPGDPVAILNKVLGTMSTSSEVTSNMGRSFLQQLGLAPTPTGFTNGKIPRVYGRQASEYVIRRGMSQIGVPYSWGGGTAAGPGKGIDSGAGTTGFDCSGLVLYSFAGVGIKLPHYSGAQYNLGRKIPSSQMRRGDVIFYGPGGSQHVTIYLGQGQMLEAPDVGLKVRVAPVRTSGMTPYVVRYIEY; encoded by the coding sequence ATGAGACGCAACCCCCGCGGCTCGTCTTTCCGGTTGGCGACCGAGTTCACCCGCCGGATGACTCCCGCGATGCTCAGCATCGTCGTGCTGCTGAGCCTCCCGGGCCTGGCCGACGCCGATTCGGGCGCGGGGCCCGACGCGATGGCCAAGCTGATCGCCGATGTGGCGCAAGCCAATCAGCAGTTGCAGGACCTCAACGCCCAAATCGAGTCGCAGCAGGAAAGCGTCAACAAGGCTGTCGTCGACGTCGAGACCGCGCGCGACAACGCAGCAACCGCACAACATGACGTCGATGCCAGCCAGCGGTCGGTCAAAGACGCCGACGTCGCAATCGCGGCGGCCCAGAAACGATTCGACCGATTCGCGGTCGCCAGTTACGTCAGCGGTCCGTCGAACGGCTACCTCACGGCGAGCAGCCCGGACGACATGATCGCGACCGCTGCCGCCGGCCAGGCGCTGGCGGCCAGCTCGCGGCAGGTGATGGACAACCTGCTGCGGGCCCGTACCGATCAATTGAACAAGGACTCGGCGGCGCGGTTGGCGAAGCAGAAAGCCGACAAAGCTGTTGTCGACGCCCAGTCCAGCCAGAACGCAGCGGTGGCGGCCCTAACCGACGCCCACCGCCGGTTCGGCGCACAGCAGCAAGAGGTCAATCGCCTGGCCGATGAGCGGAATGCGGCCCAGGCCAGACTCGACGCCGCCCGCAATTGGTCGGCACCCGCGGGCGGACCGGGTGCCGACCAGCGGGCGGCGTCGTCCCCCGGCGACAGGTGGGATCCGGCGGCGCCGGGCTCGCGCACCGCGCCGAGGGGCAACAACAGGCAGTGGGACGGGTGGGACCCGACGTTGCCGATGGTGCCCAGCGCGAACGTGCCAGGTGACCCCGTCGCGATTCTCAACAAGGTCCTCGGGACGATGTCGACGTCGTCAGAAGTCACGTCCAACATGGGCCGCAGCTTCCTGCAACAGCTTGGCTTGGCGCCCACGCCGACCGGCTTCACCAACGGCAAGATCCCCCGGGTGTACGGCCGGCAGGCCTCCGAATACGTGATCCGCCGCGGTATGTCGCAGATCGGCGTGCCGTATTCATGGGGTGGCGGGACCGCCGCCGGGCCGGGCAAGGGCATCGACTCCGGAGCCGGCACCACCGGCTTCGATTGCTCGGGCCTGGTGTTGTATTCGTTCGCCGGCGTCGGCATCAAGCTCCCGCACTATTCGGGTGCGCAGTACAACCTGGGCCGCAAGATCCCGTCGTCGCAGATGCGCCGCGGCGATGTCATCTTCTACGGTCCCGGCGGTAGTCAGCACGTGACGATCTATCTGGGCCAGGGCCAGATGCTCGAGGCGCCCGATGTCGGCCTGAAGGTTCGCGTCGCGCCGGTCCGCACCAGCGGTATGACGCCGTACGTGGTCCGCTACATCGAATACTGA
- a CDS encoding VWA domain-containing protein gives MTLPLLGPMTLSGFAHAWFFLFVLLILGLVALYVIVQVTRQRRMLRFANMELLESVAPKQPSRWRHLSAILLVAALLLFTIAMAGPTHDVRIPRNRAVVMLVIDVSQSMRATDVEPNRMAAAEVAAKEFAGELTPGINLGLIAYAGTATVLVQPTTNRDATKAALDKLQFADRTATGEGIFTALQAIATVGAVIGGGDTPPPARIVLFSDGKETMPTNPDNPKGAFTAARTAKDQGVPISTISFGTPYGFVEINGQRQPVPVDDSTMKKVAELSGGNHFDASNLQELKQVYASLQQQIGYETIKGDASVGWLRLGSLVLALAALAALLINRRLPT, from the coding sequence ATGACACTGCCGTTGCTCGGGCCGATGACGCTCTCGGGTTTCGCCCATGCATGGTTCTTCTTGTTCGTGCTGCTCATTTTGGGGCTGGTGGCGCTCTACGTCATCGTCCAGGTGACGCGGCAGCGCCGGATGCTGCGCTTTGCCAACATGGAGCTGCTGGAAAGCGTTGCGCCCAAACAGCCCAGCCGATGGCGGCATCTGTCGGCCATCCTGTTGGTCGCGGCGCTGCTGCTGTTCACCATCGCGATGGCCGGGCCGACCCACGACGTGCGGATCCCGCGCAACCGGGCGGTCGTGATGCTGGTCATCGACGTCTCGCAGTCCATGCGCGCCACCGACGTCGAGCCCAACCGGATGGCCGCCGCCGAGGTGGCCGCCAAGGAATTCGCCGGCGAACTGACCCCCGGGATCAACCTCGGGTTGATCGCCTATGCGGGCACGGCGACCGTTCTGGTGCAACCGACGACCAATCGGGACGCGACCAAAGCCGCACTGGACAAACTTCAGTTCGCCGACCGGACGGCGACCGGCGAAGGCATTTTCACTGCGCTGCAGGCGATCGCGACCGTGGGCGCCGTGATCGGCGGCGGCGACACTCCGCCGCCGGCGCGCATCGTGCTGTTCTCCGACGGTAAAGAGACGATGCCGACCAACCCGGACAACCCCAAGGGCGCGTTTACCGCGGCGCGCACCGCCAAAGATCAGGGTGTGCCAATCTCGACGATCTCTTTCGGCACCCCGTACGGGTTCGTCGAGATCAACGGCCAGCGTCAACCGGTTCCGGTCGACGACAGCACGATGAAAAAGGTCGCCGAGCTTTCCGGTGGCAACCACTTCGACGCGTCGAACCTGCAGGAGCTCAAGCAGGTCTACGCCTCGCTGCAGCAGCAGATCGGCTACGAGACCATCAAGGGTGACGCCAGCGTTGGCTGGCTGCGGCTGGGCTCGCTGGTGCTGGCGTTGGCCGCGTTGGCGGCCCTGCTGATCAACCGGCGGTTGCCGACCTAA
- a CDS encoding ferrochelatase: protein MDYSAFDAVLLLSFGGPEGPEQVRPFLENVTRGRNIPPERLDDVAEHYLHFGGVSPINRINRALIDQIRVELGTRGVDLPVYFGNRNWQPFVEDTVATMRDNGIRRAAVFATSAWSGYSSCTQYVEDIARAREAAGPDAPELVKLRPYFDHPLFVEIFADTVTAAAAELPGDARLIFTAHSVPVAADQRCGPRLYSRQVAYAASLVAAAAGYDDYDLAWQSRSGPPQVPWLEPDVGDHVSTLTAAGTKAVIVCPIGFVADHIEVVWDLDEELRSQTDAAGVALARASTPNADPRFARLAVDLIDELRDDAAPARVTGPDRVPGCAASINGEPCRPPHCVAQGTGD, encoded by the coding sequence ATGGATTACAGCGCTTTTGACGCGGTGCTGCTACTTTCTTTCGGAGGCCCGGAAGGGCCGGAGCAGGTACGGCCGTTTCTGGAAAACGTCACCCGCGGTCGCAACATCCCGCCGGAGCGCCTCGACGACGTAGCCGAGCATTACCTGCACTTCGGCGGGGTGTCGCCGATCAACCGGATCAACCGGGCGCTGATCGACCAGATACGAGTCGAACTCGGCACGCGCGGTGTGGATCTCCCGGTGTATTTCGGCAACCGCAACTGGCAGCCTTTCGTCGAGGACACCGTTGCGACTATGCGGGACAACGGCATTCGACGTGCAGCGGTTTTCGCCACGTCGGCGTGGAGTGGATATTCCAGTTGCACCCAGTACGTCGAGGACATCGCCCGCGCGCGCGAAGCGGCCGGCCCGGATGCCCCAGAGTTGGTGAAACTGCGGCCTTACTTCGATCATCCGCTCTTCGTGGAGATCTTTGCCGACACCGTGACCGCGGCGGCCGCTGAGCTGCCCGGCGACGCGCGGCTCATCTTCACCGCGCATTCAGTTCCCGTTGCCGCCGACCAACGCTGCGGCCCGCGGCTGTACAGCCGTCAGGTCGCCTACGCCGCCAGCCTGGTCGCCGCGGCGGCCGGATATGACGATTACGACCTGGCCTGGCAGTCGCGGTCGGGACCGCCGCAGGTGCCGTGGCTGGAACCCGATGTCGGCGATCATGTTTCGACGTTGACCGCGGCCGGAACCAAGGCCGTCATCGTCTGCCCGATCGGTTTCGTCGCCGACCACATCGAGGTGGTCTGGGACCTCGACGAGGAGTTGCGGAGTCAGACCGACGCGGCAGGTGTGGCGTTGGCGCGGGCGTCGACCCCGAATGCAGACCCGCGGTTCGCCCGGCTCGCAGTGGATTTGATCGACGAGCTTCGCGACGATGCCGCGCCCGCGCGGGTGACGGGGCCGGATCGAGTGCCCGGCTGCGCGGCCAGCATCAACGGCGAGCCGTGCCGCCCGCCGCACTGCGTCGCCCAGGGCACTGGCGACTGA
- the fabG1 gene encoding 3-oxoacyl-ACP reductase FabG1, protein MTDVATENAANPVKPAFVSRSVLVTGGNRGIGLAIAQRLAADGHKVAVTHRGSGAPEGLFGVECDVTDNDAVDRAFKEVEEHQGPVEVLVSNAGISKDAFLIRMTEERFEEVINANLTGAFRVTQRAARSMQKKRFGRIIYIGSVSGSWGIGNQSNYAAAKAGLIGMARSISRELSKAGVTANVVAPGYIDTEMTRSLDERIQAGALDFIPAKRVGTAAEVAGVVSFLASEDASYIAGAVIPVDGGMGMGH, encoded by the coding sequence GTGACTGACGTTGCTACTGAGAACGCGGCCAACCCCGTCAAGCCGGCATTCGTCTCCAGGTCGGTGCTGGTGACCGGAGGTAATCGGGGAATCGGTCTGGCGATCGCACAGCGATTGGCCGCCGACGGCCACAAGGTGGCAGTCACGCACCGCGGGTCCGGGGCGCCCGAAGGGCTGTTCGGCGTCGAGTGTGACGTCACCGACAACGACGCTGTCGACCGTGCCTTCAAGGAGGTCGAGGAGCACCAGGGCCCGGTCGAGGTGCTGGTCTCCAACGCCGGTATCTCCAAGGACGCGTTCCTGATCCGGATGACCGAGGAACGGTTCGAAGAGGTCATCAACGCCAACCTCACCGGGGCGTTCAGGGTGACCCAACGCGCCGCACGCAGCATGCAGAAGAAGCGGTTCGGCCGGATCATCTACATCGGCTCGGTCTCCGGCAGCTGGGGCATCGGCAACCAGTCCAACTATGCGGCCGCCAAGGCGGGCCTGATCGGTATGGCGCGCTCGATCTCCCGCGAGCTGTCCAAGGCCGGGGTGACGGCGAATGTGGTGGCGCCCGGCTACATCGACACCGAGATGACCCGCTCGCTGGATGAGCGGATCCAGGCGGGCGCGCTGGACTTCATCCCGGCCAAGCGGGTCGGTACGGCCGCGGAGGTCGCCGGGGTGGTCAGCTTCCTGGCGTCGGAGGACGCCAGCTACATCGCCGGTGCGGTCATCCCGGTCGATGGCGGCATGGGCATGGGCCACTGA
- a CDS encoding DUF58 domain-containing protein — MQRGQIDDPKLSAALRTLELTVKRKLDGVLHGDHLGLIPGPGSEPGESREYQPGDDVRRMDWAVTARTTHPHVRQMIADRELETWLVVDMSASLDFGTAVCEKRDLAVAAAAAIIFLNSGGGNRLGAVIANGDKITRVPARSGRQHEQTLLRTIATMPKAPVGVRGDLAVAIDALRRPERRRGMAVIISDFLGPINWMRPLRAIGARHEVLGVEVLDPRDVELPDVGDVILQDAESGRTREFTIDEQLRDDFAKAAAAHRADVARTLRTCGAPLLSLRTDRDWIADIVRFVESRRRGALAGRQ, encoded by the coding sequence ATGCAGCGCGGGCAGATCGACGATCCCAAACTGTCGGCGGCGCTGCGGACCCTCGAGTTGACGGTCAAACGCAAGCTGGACGGTGTGCTGCACGGCGACCACCTCGGCCTCATCCCGGGCCCGGGCTCGGAGCCGGGGGAGTCGCGCGAGTATCAGCCCGGCGACGACGTGCGCCGGATGGACTGGGCGGTGACCGCGCGGACCACCCATCCGCACGTGCGGCAGATGATCGCCGACCGCGAGTTGGAGACCTGGCTGGTGGTCGACATGTCGGCCAGTCTGGACTTCGGTACCGCGGTCTGTGAGAAGCGTGACCTGGCGGTGGCCGCGGCGGCCGCCATCATCTTTCTCAACAGCGGTGGAGGAAACCGCCTCGGCGCGGTGATTGCCAACGGCGACAAGATAACTCGGGTTCCGGCGCGGTCCGGACGTCAGCACGAGCAGACGCTGCTGCGGACCATCGCGACGATGCCCAAGGCGCCGGTCGGGGTGCGCGGGGACCTGGCGGTGGCCATCGACGCCCTGCGGCGCCCGGAACGCCGCCGGGGAATGGCGGTGATCATCAGCGACTTCCTCGGCCCGATCAACTGGATGCGTCCGCTGCGTGCGATCGGCGCCCGCCACGAGGTGCTCGGCGTCGAGGTGCTCGACCCGCGTGATGTCGAGCTGCCCGATGTCGGCGACGTAATCCTGCAGGACGCCGAATCCGGTCGCACCCGCGAGTTCACCATCGACGAACAATTGCGCGACGACTTCGCAAAGGCGGCCGCGGCGCACCGGGCCGACGTGGCCCGCACGTTGCGTACCTGCGGAGCCCCGCTGCTGTCGCTGCGCACCGACCGCGACTGGATCGCCGACATCGTCCGTTTCGTCGAATCCCGCCGACGCGGGGCACTGGCGGGGCGCCAGTGA